From one Halothece sp. PCC 7418 genomic stretch:
- a CDS encoding elongation factor G — translation MNDNVSRKSRNIAIVGPASSGKTTLLESLLFVSGNLGRKGSIKQGNTVGDNLPEARDRAMTVEINTAYTTGDDLQFTFLDCPGSIEFAQETQNALVGVDAAVVVCEPTVERVLTLAPILKFLDDWEIPHFIFLNKMERANHPFTEILAAIKAVSPRPLLPQQYPLYQGQTILGYIDLITEQAYKYHVGTKADPVSTPETAVAGEKVARDELLEGLAEFDDHLLEELLEDINPSLDEIRQDLKQDVSADLIVPVCFGIAEQDYGVRPLLSTLVAEVPSPEVTAKRRGVNPEAESPTIAQVLKTYYSQQGGKLSLVRIWQGRLTSNMSLNGVRPGGMYQLLGQQQTSVPEAFAGEIVALSRLEGIQTGDTLSSDNDPDPLPTPDKMSLVYALAIAPEHRKDEVKLTEALAKLLEEDPALAWEQNDETQEIVLWGQGEIHLQVALDRLQRKYNLSLKTDFPQVPYQETIRQGSQARGRYKHQTGGHGAFGDVYLDIQPLGRGEGFQFEDTIVGGAIPKQYIPAVKTGVQDYLTEGPLGFSVVDVAVTLTNGSFHSVDSSEQAFKQAARLAMTEGMPNCQPTLLEPILEIQVYAPADFTSNVLQLVSGHRGQIMGYESCTDWLNWDQVTAYLPQAEMQNFIIELRSLTLGVGFFDWQPHHFQEVPEKVTQEVLANRNTQ, via the coding sequence ATGAATGATAACGTATCGAGAAAATCCCGTAATATTGCAATTGTTGGTCCGGCAAGTAGTGGCAAAACGACCCTTTTAGAAAGTTTACTCTTTGTTTCTGGAAATCTCGGTCGCAAAGGAAGTATTAAACAGGGGAATACGGTTGGCGATAATTTACCTGAAGCGCGCGATCGCGCCATGACTGTAGAAATCAATACTGCCTACACCACAGGGGACGACTTGCAATTTACCTTTCTTGATTGTCCCGGTTCCATCGAATTTGCCCAAGAAACCCAAAATGCACTCGTTGGGGTGGATGCAGCGGTGGTGGTCTGTGAACCGACTGTGGAGCGCGTCTTAACCCTTGCCCCCATTTTGAAATTCCTGGATGATTGGGAAATTCCCCACTTCATTTTTCTCAATAAAATGGAACGGGCAAACCATCCCTTTACCGAAATTTTAGCAGCGATTAAAGCAGTTTCCCCTCGTCCGTTACTCCCGCAGCAATATCCCCTGTATCAAGGACAAACAATTCTTGGTTACATTGACTTAATTACAGAACAAGCCTATAAATATCATGTCGGCACCAAAGCAGATCCCGTCTCTACCCCTGAAACTGCCGTTGCAGGAGAAAAAGTTGCCCGTGATGAGCTTTTAGAAGGACTGGCCGAATTTGATGATCATCTGCTAGAAGAACTTTTAGAAGACATTAATCCTTCCCTCGACGAAATCCGACAAGATCTCAAGCAAGATGTCAGCGCTGATTTAATTGTTCCCGTTTGCTTTGGCATCGCTGAACAAGATTATGGGGTTCGTCCTTTATTATCGACATTAGTGGCGGAAGTCCCTTCACCAGAGGTGACTGCAAAACGGCGTGGTGTTAATCCAGAGGCTGAGTCTCCCACCATTGCCCAAGTCCTGAAAACATATTACTCTCAGCAAGGGGGAAAACTGTCTTTAGTCCGTATCTGGCAAGGACGACTGACCAGTAATATGAGTTTGAATGGGGTTCGTCCTGGGGGGATGTATCAACTCCTCGGACAACAGCAAACTTCCGTCCCCGAAGCCTTTGCTGGTGAAATTGTTGCTCTCTCCCGTCTAGAAGGCATCCAAACTGGAGACACCCTCAGTAGTGATAATGATCCAGATCCCTTACCCACTCCAGACAAAATGTCCTTGGTTTATGCCTTAGCCATTGCCCCAGAACATCGTAAGGATGAAGTGAAACTCACCGAAGCCTTGGCAAAACTGTTAGAAGAAGATCCCGCCTTAGCTTGGGAACAAAACGATGAGACCCAAGAAATCGTGCTTTGGGGACAAGGAGAGATTCATTTACAAGTGGCGTTAGATCGCTTGCAGCGGAAATATAACCTGTCTTTGAAAACAGATTTCCCTCAGGTTCCCTATCAAGAAACCATTCGTCAGGGAAGTCAAGCCCGTGGACGCTATAAACATCAAACTGGCGGACATGGTGCATTTGGGGATGTTTATCTCGATATCCAGCCGTTAGGACGAGGAGAAGGCTTTCAGTTTGAAGATACGATTGTCGGGGGTGCGATTCCGAAACAGTATATTCCGGCGGTAAAAACTGGTGTGCAAGACTATTTGACCGAAGGACCCTTGGGCTTTTCGGTGGTGGATGTGGCGGTTACCCTCACCAATGGCTCGTTTCATTCTGTGGATAGTTCCGAACAAGCGTTTAAGCAAGCAGCCCGTCTGGCGATGACTGAAGGAATGCCCAACTGTCAACCGACTTTATTAGAACCCATTTTAGAAATACAGGTGTATGCCCCCGCTGACTTTACCTCCAATGTCTTGCAGTTGGTCAGTGGACATCGCGGACAGATTATGGGCTATGAAAGTTGTACCGATTGGTTGAACTGGGATCAGGTAACGGCTTATCTTCCCCAAGCCGAAATGCAAAACTTTATTATCGAGCTGCGATCGCTGACACTGGGAGTCGGCTTTTTTGATTGGCAACCCCATCACTTTCAAGAAGTTCCAGAAAAAGTCACTCAGGAGGTTTTGGCAAATCGTAATACCCAATAG
- the atpG-Na gene encoding Na+-translocating F1F0-ATP synthase, F1 subunit gamma, with protein sequence MTNAQSLQATIHHVEDLQAVVKTMKALAAVSIRQYERAVDVLGEYSRSIETGFQILLQQRHFQGEPLIPPLLASHSVEFQRVAAIIFGSDRGLCGQFNERIASFALSELQALGLNNDPLIAIAGERLLTPLESENKVIYQQFAVPAAVDAIVDLTAEILLAIEDWQLHKQVDRVILYYNEPSTGTTYNPRQFQLLPIDLDWLHSLSQQSWQTNEIPLLTMDEEAFLSALIREYLSLYLFLAAAASLASENASRLSSMQSAEKNIQDRISDLTSEYRRQRQSAITSELLDVVSGFEALSDHPSS encoded by the coding sequence ATGACTAATGCCCAATCTCTGCAAGCGACCATTCATCATGTAGAAGACTTGCAAGCGGTGGTGAAGACCATGAAAGCCCTAGCTGCGGTGAGTATTCGCCAATATGAACGCGCTGTGGATGTTTTAGGGGAATACAGTCGCAGTATTGAAACGGGGTTTCAGATTCTATTGCAACAACGGCATTTTCAAGGTGAACCCCTCATTCCCCCGCTTCTTGCCTCTCATTCTGTGGAGTTTCAACGGGTTGCTGCGATTATTTTTGGCTCTGATCGCGGGTTGTGTGGACAATTTAACGAACGGATTGCCTCTTTTGCCTTGTCGGAGTTGCAAGCATTGGGATTAAACAATGATCCTTTAATCGCGATCGCGGGAGAACGATTATTAACGCCTCTAGAAAGTGAAAATAAAGTAATATATCAACAATTTGCTGTTCCTGCTGCGGTGGATGCTATTGTCGATCTCACCGCAGAAATTCTATTAGCCATTGAAGACTGGCAACTGCATAAACAAGTGGATCGCGTGATTCTTTATTACAACGAACCCAGTACCGGAACCACCTATAATCCCCGTCAGTTTCAATTACTTCCCATCGACTTAGACTGGTTGCATTCTCTCAGTCAACAGAGTTGGCAAACCAATGAAATCCCCCTCTTAACCATGGATGAAGAAGCATTTCTATCCGCTTTAATCCGCGAGTATCTTTCTCTCTACCTGTTTCTTGCAGCAGCAGCCTCTCTCGCCAGTGAAAATGCCAGTCGTTTATCCTCCATGCAATCAGCCGAGAAAAACATTCAAGATCGGATCTCGGATCTCACCTCTGAATATCGCCGTCAACGTCAAAGCGCGATTACCTCTGAGTTATTGGATGTCGTTTCTGGTTTTGAAGCCCTGAGTGATCATCCTTCATCCTAA
- a CDS encoding cob(I)yrinic acid a,c-diamide adenosyltransferase, with translation MTRDGIGIRTAQEMAEREVGQIHVYDGEGKGKSQAALGVVLRSIGLGIHSRSTNRVLLLRFLKGPERVYDEDAAIAALQKGFPHLIDQVRTGRAEYFGKDEITPFDEQEAIRGWNIAKGAIASGLYSIVVLDELNPVLDLGLLSEEDVVDTLKNKPQPLEMIVTGRAAPQSLLDLANLHSEMKPHSATDAALEGIEIYTGDGKGKSTSALGKALLAIGRGIDRDQSHRVLIIQWLKGGTGYTEDAAIAALKASYPKLIDHIRCGRDAIVWRGKQQPEDYEEAERGWKIALDAIESGTYKTIILDELNPTVDLELLPAEPIVKALSNKPDGTQVIITGRCFNRHPFFDLASVYSEMVCHKHYVYDGVELRRGVDY, from the coding sequence ATGACTAGAGACGGGATTGGAATTCGGACCGCACAGGAAATGGCGGAACGCGAGGTTGGACAAATTCATGTTTATGATGGTGAAGGGAAAGGAAAATCTCAGGCTGCTTTGGGCGTGGTTTTACGTTCCATTGGTCTGGGGATTCATTCCAGAAGCACCAATAGAGTGCTGTTACTGCGATTCCTCAAAGGACCGGAACGGGTTTATGATGAAGATGCTGCGATCGCTGCTTTGCAAAAAGGCTTTCCCCATCTGATTGACCAAGTTCGCACTGGCAGGGCGGAGTATTTTGGTAAAGATGAAATTACCCCCTTTGATGAACAAGAAGCCATCCGTGGTTGGAATATTGCTAAAGGCGCGATCGCCTCAGGATTATATTCAATTGTGGTCTTAGATGAATTGAATCCTGTTTTGGATTTAGGGCTTCTCTCAGAAGAGGATGTGGTCGATACTCTCAAAAATAAACCGCAACCGTTAGAAATGATTGTCACCGGTCGCGCTGCACCGCAAAGTTTGTTAGACTTAGCGAATCTGCACTCAGAAATGAAGCCTCACAGTGCTACAGATGCAGCCCTAGAAGGCATTGAAATTTACACAGGGGATGGCAAAGGAAAATCTACCAGCGCCCTTGGAAAAGCCCTGCTTGCCATTGGTCGGGGAATTGATCGGGATCAATCGCATCGGGTTTTAATTATCCAGTGGTTGAAAGGGGGAACCGGTTACACCGAAGATGCCGCGATCGCTGCTTTGAAGGCAAGTTATCCCAAACTTATTGATCATATCCGTTGTGGTCGTGATGCTATTGTCTGGCGCGGAAAACAGCAACCCGAAGACTACGAAGAAGCCGAACGCGGTTGGAAAATTGCCCTCGACGCGATCGAGTCGGGAACCTATAAAACCATTATCCTTGATGAATTAAATCCCACTGTGGATCTCGAACTTCTTCCCGCCGAACCCATTGTCAAGGCGTTATCCAACAAACCTGATGGGACACAAGTCATTATTACGGGGCGTTGTTTTAATCGTCATCCCTTCTTCGATCTCGCTAGTGTGTATTCTGAGATGGTCTGTCATAAACATTATGTCTATGATGGGGTGGAACTGCGCCGTGGTGTTGATTATTAG
- a CDS encoding glutamyl-tRNA reductase has translation MNIVVVGLSHKTAPVAVREKLSIQDHAIEGAIAHLCQLPHIEEISILSTCNRLEIYAVITDAEQGVHEITQFLSERSAYPISQLRRHLFILLHQDALRHLMRVAAGLDSLVLGEGQILSQVKHAHKLAQKHQGIGRLLDRLFKQALSAGKRVRSNTNLGTGAMSISSAAVELAQSKVNDLQEYHCTIIGAGKMARLLVQHLVAKGATNIAIVNRSQKRAADLAKQFTEVELQLHPIEEMMTVISESHLVFTSTAASEPILDRAKLEQHLDPERSLLLFDISVPLNIASDVKELDHLHSYNVDDLKQVVAKNTASRRQMAQEAEALLDEEVESFEVWWRSLETVPTISCLREKVETIREQELEKALSRLGTEFAEKHQEVIEALTRGIVNKILHEPMVELRAQQDIEMRRRTVQSLQRLFNLDPEEQYG, from the coding sequence ATGAACATTGTAGTTGTCGGTTTAAGTCACAAAACTGCACCCGTAGCGGTGCGAGAAAAATTAAGTATTCAAGATCATGCCATTGAAGGCGCGATCGCGCACTTGTGCCAACTTCCCCACATTGAGGAGATTTCCATCCTCAGCACTTGTAATCGCTTAGAAATTTATGCCGTCATCACCGACGCAGAACAAGGGGTTCACGAAATTACACAATTCTTATCGGAACGTAGCGCTTACCCCATTTCCCAACTGCGTCGCCACCTGTTTATTCTCCTCCATCAAGATGCCCTGCGTCACCTGATGCGGGTTGCTGCGGGCTTAGACAGCTTAGTTTTAGGAGAAGGACAAATCCTATCGCAGGTGAAACACGCCCATAAATTGGCGCAAAAACATCAAGGAATTGGCAGATTGCTCGATCGGCTTTTCAAACAAGCCCTTTCTGCTGGAAAACGAGTCCGTAGCAATACCAATTTGGGAACGGGTGCGATGTCCATTAGTTCCGCAGCCGTCGAACTCGCCCAAAGTAAAGTCAATGATTTACAGGAGTATCACTGTACGATTATTGGCGCAGGTAAAATGGCGCGGTTGTTAGTGCAGCATCTGGTTGCAAAAGGCGCAACTAACATTGCGATTGTGAACCGGTCTCAGAAACGGGCTGCGGATCTTGCCAAACAGTTTACTGAGGTAGAACTACAACTGCATCCCATTGAAGAAATGATGACCGTGATTAGTGAATCTCACCTAGTCTTTACCAGTACCGCAGCCAGTGAACCGATTTTAGATCGCGCGAAACTTGAACAACATTTAGATCCAGAACGGTCTCTTTTATTATTTGATATCTCAGTTCCCCTCAATATCGCCAGTGATGTCAAAGAATTAGACCATTTACATAGCTATAACGTCGATGACTTGAAGCAAGTGGTCGCCAAAAATACCGCGAGTCGTCGCCAAATGGCGCAAGAAGCCGAAGCCTTATTAGATGAAGAAGTGGAATCCTTTGAAGTGTGGTGGCGTTCCCTCGAAACCGTTCCCACCATTAGCTGTCTGCGGGAAAAAGTCGAAACCATCCGCGAACAAGAATTAGAAAAAGCCCTCTCTCGTCTCGGAACTGAGTTTGCAGAAAAACATCAAGAAGTCATTGAAGCGCTCACTCGCGGAATTGTCAATAAAATCCTCCATGAACCGATGGTGGAACTGCGGGCGCAACAAGATATTGAAATGCGTCGTCGTACCGTTCAATCATTACAACGGTTGTTTAATCTTGACCCGGAAGAACAATATGGTTAA
- the sbcC gene encoding exonuclease subunit SbcC, giving the protein MIPQQLILSNFLSYQQATLDFTGLHTACICGANGAGKSSLLEAITWALWGKTRTTSDEDVINSTAKEVQVDFRFQCNGDTYRVLRGRRRGQSASLELQVQHQNQFQSLTAKGVKATQKKINELLKLDYDTFINSAYLRQGRADEFMQRSPTERKKLLAELLKLDQYQDLSEEAKDISRKLKGQSEQLEQTLAPTEKELEQKTTIAQSLAEVEAKYQALQEKQEADQTELQRLQTLDSQRKTKQEQIDWYNQQYQTIAQDYQKLTQEQQKIQQSLSELNQLLERETEIKQAYQTYLDLQKEQESLAKKFETYQDLTQRSQQIKEQQQKQINDFKLQKQRIETELENLTAQEESAQKTLQKADEIKEEVAKLNAARERLKELDQLQQEVSPLMQRRQTLQLEVDREGERKKARLEQIESNLKELQAELAQFPEREKEYNSIIDRLKELEKKETYSQRLQEKRQKQQELQARLQQTEKTYEKQLEDLVKKLELLQNPEANCPLCERPLDDEHKQRVTHKTQQEYQSIEAEKATVWEDLAKSKRELDHYSQEYETLTQELAEHDELVARRGQLESYFDEDVCNIHEKISNLNREKRDIQEILDQETYAQEKQAELQNIEQRLAEINYDEKTHAIAREKVDSLRYADRKAEQLADAKKEVEKINQRKPELEQSRTKIQEQITEMETSFSEQLQTIDQEIEDLGYARSRHNEVITQVQEAQKSQLNYQKLEQAKAEFPQKQAELTEINQRLQSREKEKADCQQQLDALNEEIKKVTDVRTEIKQLEQKTQQQRQQLDSYLSEKGKLEQRLNYLEELKTKYQDSKEKLKTLKRKETVYKELSQAFGKNGIQALMIENILPQLEATTNQILSRLTGNQLHVQFLTQKASKGRSKKQTKLIDTLDIIIADAQGTRAYETYSGGEGFRINFAIRLALAKLLAQRAGTALQLLIVDEGFGTQDSHGCERLIAAINAIAPDFCCILAVTHMREFKEAFQHRIEVTKTDQGSQITVSS; this is encoded by the coding sequence ATGATTCCACAACAACTGATACTCTCTAACTTTCTCAGTTATCAACAAGCGACGCTAGACTTTACAGGATTGCATACCGCTTGTATTTGTGGGGCGAATGGTGCAGGAAAATCTTCCCTTCTCGAAGCCATTACTTGGGCGTTATGGGGAAAAACGCGCACTACTTCGGATGAAGATGTGATTAATTCTACTGCAAAAGAAGTACAAGTGGATTTTCGCTTTCAATGTAATGGGGACACCTATCGGGTTTTACGAGGTCGTCGTCGCGGACAAAGCGCATCTTTAGAATTACAAGTTCAACATCAAAATCAGTTTCAATCGTTAACTGCAAAAGGAGTGAAAGCAACACAAAAAAAGATTAATGAGTTGCTAAAACTCGACTACGATACGTTTATTAATTCTGCTTATTTACGTCAAGGTCGCGCGGATGAATTTATGCAGCGTTCCCCGACAGAACGCAAGAAACTGTTAGCGGAATTACTCAAACTCGATCAGTATCAAGATTTATCGGAAGAAGCCAAAGATATTTCTCGGAAATTAAAAGGACAAAGTGAACAGTTAGAACAAACGCTAGCCCCAACGGAAAAAGAGTTAGAACAAAAAACAACGATCGCGCAATCATTAGCAGAAGTTGAAGCGAAGTATCAAGCATTACAAGAAAAACAAGAAGCCGATCAAACAGAATTACAAAGACTACAAACCTTAGATTCTCAGCGCAAAACTAAACAGGAACAAATTGATTGGTATAACCAACAATATCAAACGATCGCGCAAGATTATCAAAAACTAACCCAAGAACAGCAAAAAATTCAGCAAAGTCTCTCAGAACTCAATCAACTGTTAGAACGAGAAACAGAAATTAAGCAAGCCTATCAAACCTATCTCGATTTACAAAAAGAACAAGAAAGTCTTGCTAAGAAGTTTGAAACCTATCAAGACTTAACGCAGCGATCGCAGCAAATTAAAGAACAGCAGCAAAAGCAAATCAATGATTTCAAACTCCAAAAACAGCGCATCGAAACCGAACTGGAAAACTTAACTGCACAAGAAGAATCGGCACAAAAAACACTCCAAAAAGCCGATGAAATTAAGGAAGAAGTTGCGAAACTGAATGCAGCCCGAGAACGCTTAAAAGAACTGGATCAACTGCAACAAGAAGTGTCACCCTTGATGCAGCGTCGCCAAACGTTGCAATTGGAAGTTGATCGGGAAGGAGAACGCAAAAAAGCCCGTCTAGAACAAATCGAAAGTAACTTAAAAGAATTACAAGCCGAGTTAGCGCAATTTCCAGAACGAGAAAAAGAATATAATTCAATTATTGACCGATTAAAAGAACTGGAGAAAAAAGAAACCTATTCGCAACGACTACAAGAAAAGCGACAAAAGCAACAAGAATTACAAGCGAGACTCCAACAAACGGAAAAAACTTATGAGAAACAATTAGAAGACTTAGTTAAAAAATTAGAGTTATTACAAAATCCAGAAGCGAATTGTCCGTTATGTGAACGCCCTCTGGATGACGAACATAAACAACGAGTGACTCATAAAACCCAACAAGAATATCAATCCATTGAAGCCGAAAAAGCAACAGTTTGGGAAGATTTAGCAAAGTCAAAACGTGAATTAGATCATTACAGTCAAGAATATGAAACCTTGACTCAAGAATTAGCGGAACATGATGAATTAGTCGCCCGTCGGGGACAGTTAGAGTCTTACTTTGATGAGGATGTTTGTAATATCCATGAGAAAATTTCTAATTTAAATCGCGAGAAACGAGACATTCAAGAGATATTAGATCAGGAAACGTATGCTCAAGAAAAGCAAGCAGAATTGCAAAATATTGAACAGCGATTAGCAGAGATAAATTATGATGAGAAAACCCACGCGATCGCGCGAGAAAAAGTGGATAGTTTACGCTACGCAGACCGCAAAGCAGAACAACTCGCAGATGCAAAAAAAGAAGTTGAAAAAATTAATCAGCGTAAGCCCGAGTTAGAACAATCGCGGACTAAAATTCAAGAACAAATTACAGAAATGGAAACAAGTTTTAGTGAACAATTACAAACAATTGATCAAGAAATTGAAGACTTAGGCTATGCGCGATCGCGCCACAATGAAGTTATTACTCAAGTCCAAGAGGCGCAAAAAAGTCAACTCAACTATCAGAAACTCGAACAAGCGAAAGCAGAGTTTCCCCAAAAGCAAGCCGAATTAACCGAAATTAATCAACGCCTTCAAAGTCGGGAAAAAGAAAAAGCAGACTGTCAGCAACAACTCGACGCGCTGAATGAAGAGATTAAAAAAGTGACTGATGTTCGCACCGAAATTAAACAGCTAGAACAGAAAACGCAGCAACAACGTCAACAACTAGACAGTTACTTATCAGAGAAAGGAAAACTCGAACAACGACTGAACTATCTCGAAGAATTAAAAACAAAATACCAAGACTCGAAAGAAAAACTGAAAACTTTAAAACGAAAAGAAACCGTTTATAAAGAACTCTCCCAAGCCTTCGGGAAAAATGGCATTCAAGCCCTCATGATCGAAAATATCTTACCGCAACTCGAAGCAACAACTAATCAAATCTTAAGCCGTTTAACAGGGAATCAATTGCACGTTCAATTCCTCACTCAAAAAGCAAGTAAAGGACGATCCAAAAAGCAAACCAAGCTCATTGATACCCTTGATATTATTATTGCAGATGCCCAAGGAACAAGGGCTTATGAAACCTATTCGGGTGGGGAAGGGTTTCGGATTAATTTTGCGATTCGTCTCGCCCTAGCCAAACTGTTAGCACAACGAGCAGGAACCGCTTTACAATTACTCATTGTGGATGAAGGCTTTGGAACGCAGGATAGTCACGGTTGTGAACGCTTAATTGCAGCCATCAACGCGATCGCGCCCGATTTTTGTTGTATTCTGGCTGTTACCCATATGCGGGAATTCAAAGAAGCCTTCCAGCATCGCATTGAAGTCACGAAAACGGATCAAGGCTCACAAATTACCGTTTCTTCATAA
- the nrtS gene encoding nitrate/nitrite transporter NrtS, with product MKSVLEFLQALTNPKLAPTALRVALIIGTLLFVINHGSALVQGKMTRNRWYSAILTYFVPYCVNIHGQLASSKRDYQ from the coding sequence ATGAAATCTGTTCTAGAATTCTTGCAAGCCCTCACCAACCCAAAATTAGCCCCGACTGCGCTACGGGTTGCGCTCATCATTGGTACCCTCCTATTTGTAATCAACCATGGTTCTGCCTTAGTACAAGGGAAAATGACTCGTAATCGTTGGTATTCTGCAATCCTGACTTATTTTGTTCCGTACTGCGTTAATATTCACGGACAGTTAGCCAGCAGCAAACGTGATTACCAGTGA
- a CDS encoding LL-diaminopimelate aminotransferase, with the protein MVKINENYLKLKAGYLFPEIARRVNTFAEANPEAQIIKLGIGDVTEPLPQACCDAMAKAVDEMRDRATFQGYGPEQGFPWLREKIATHEYQSRGCDISADEIFISDGSKCDTGNILDILGKENTIAVTDPVYPVYVDTNVMAGHTGPANEDGKYEGLIYIPITAENNFTAKIPTDQNVDLIYLCFPNNPTGAVATKEHLQAWVDYAKSVNALILFDSAYEAYITDPSLPHSIYEVEGAKDCAIEFRSFSKNAGFTGTRCAFTVIPKTLKAKASDGSDVQIWQLWNRRHSTKFNGVSYIVQRGAEAVYSEQGQKEVKGLINFYLENAQIIRDKLTAAGLTVYGGIHAPYIWVKAPDGLSSWDLFDKLLYSANIVGTPGSGFGAAGEGYFRISAFNSRENVNEAMRRITENLKV; encoded by the coding sequence ATGGTCAAAATTAACGAAAACTACCTCAAACTGAAAGCGGGCTACTTATTTCCCGAAATTGCCCGTCGGGTGAATACCTTCGCCGAAGCCAATCCAGAGGCGCAAATTATTAAATTGGGCATTGGTGATGTTACCGAACCCTTACCCCAAGCCTGCTGTGATGCGATGGCAAAAGCAGTGGATGAAATGCGCGATCGCGCAACATTTCAAGGCTATGGCCCCGAACAGGGGTTTCCTTGGCTCAGAGAAAAAATTGCCACTCATGAGTATCAAAGTCGTGGCTGTGATATCTCTGCCGATGAAATCTTTATCTCTGATGGCTCTAAATGCGACACAGGGAACATTTTAGATATCCTCGGTAAGGAGAATACCATTGCGGTCACTGACCCCGTATATCCAGTTTATGTGGATACTAACGTAATGGCGGGACACACGGGACCTGCAAACGAGGATGGCAAATATGAAGGCTTAATTTATATTCCCATCACCGCAGAAAATAACTTTACTGCGAAGATTCCCACCGATCAAAATGTTGATTTAATTTATCTGTGTTTTCCCAATAACCCCACTGGTGCGGTTGCTACAAAAGAACACTTGCAAGCCTGGGTAGATTATGCCAAATCGGTGAACGCACTGATTTTATTTGATTCTGCCTATGAAGCCTATATTACTGACCCCAGTCTTCCTCACTCCATTTATGAAGTAGAAGGGGCAAAAGACTGCGCGATCGAGTTTCGTTCTTTCTCCAAAAATGCGGGTTTCACAGGGACACGCTGCGCCTTTACCGTCATTCCCAAAACCCTGAAAGCAAAAGCCTCTGATGGGTCAGACGTGCAAATCTGGCAACTGTGGAATCGTCGTCATTCGACCAAATTTAACGGCGTTTCCTACATTGTCCAACGCGGTGCAGAAGCCGTCTATTCCGAACAAGGACAAAAAGAAGTCAAAGGCTTAATCAACTTCTATCTCGAAAATGCTCAAATCATTCGGGATAAACTGACTGCAGCCGGGTTAACCGTTTATGGTGGGATTCACGCCCCCTACATTTGGGTGAAAGCCCCAGATGGACTCTCCAGTTGGGATTTATTTGATAAACTGCTTTATTCGGCGAATATTGTTGGCACTCCTGGATCTGGGTTTGGTGCAGCCGGAGAAGGCTATTTCCGCATCTCTGCATTTAACAGCCGAGAAAACGTAAACGAAGCCATGCGACGGATTACCGAAAACTTAAAAGTTTAG